One genomic segment of Bacteroides caccae includes these proteins:
- a CDS encoding RagB/SusD family nutrient uptake outer membrane protein — translation MRTIKHILITGCIALAVSSCDYLDQQPYEYWQPEETFIDYNKTIQMLNSVYVSMPNGYQSNYTAFLDASTDDGAYVDPANAMYKLGQGYATEISPIENRWADLYIGIRRTLYFEQYIPLLQNNAGWTDAQVESYKELAIAESKSVRALYYFELIKRYGGVPLVKKTYTLDDKEIITLPRNNFSDCVDYIVNLCNEASEIFTRYNYITNQYRGFGFLSASTCPLAIKAKTLAYAASPLFNNVQNPILGYTDGNVQERWKLAAKALKTVIDLAPSKLYLYPNFEKLFIIQPNQNTEYIVYTGNPKNYMLELYNYPPSLLGSGGTCPSHNLVCAFEKKDGSANDMQSDTRFENMDPRFDVTIVRDGSILGARGAIDISDPNSQDAIGKVNLRSTVTGYYLRKFLDTNINLSAQTITSTYHYFPVIRLADIYLLYAEAMNEAYGPNDAADLGWTALEALNKVRTRAGITVPYTTTSQTEMTKKIRNERRVELAFEDQRYFDLRRWKTAEKDLNQPLMGFRIERQDNGVVSTHEFVVDGQRKFNTKMYYSPIPYSEMQLNTNLVQNPGWR, via the coding sequence ATGAGAACGATTAAACATATACTCATAACAGGTTGTATTGCTCTTGCAGTTTCTTCATGCGACTATCTGGACCAACAACCTTATGAATACTGGCAACCGGAAGAGACATTTATTGATTATAACAAAACAATCCAAATGCTGAATAGCGTTTACGTTTCCATGCCCAATGGATACCAAAGCAACTATACAGCATTCCTCGACGCGTCTACAGATGACGGTGCTTATGTAGACCCCGCCAATGCAATGTATAAACTGGGACAAGGATACGCAACCGAAATTAGTCCGATAGAAAACCGTTGGGCCGATTTATACATCGGTATCCGGCGTACACTTTATTTCGAGCAGTACATTCCTCTCCTACAAAACAATGCAGGTTGGACAGATGCACAAGTTGAAAGTTATAAAGAACTGGCCATAGCAGAGAGTAAATCGGTCCGTGCACTCTATTACTTCGAGTTAATCAAAAGGTATGGAGGAGTTCCGCTCGTGAAAAAGACATATACTCTTGATGATAAAGAGATTATAACATTACCCCGCAATAATTTCAGCGATTGCGTCGATTATATTGTAAATTTATGCAATGAAGCCAGCGAAATATTTACGCGCTACAATTATATCACCAATCAATATCGTGGTTTTGGTTTTTTATCAGCCAGTACATGCCCGTTGGCTATTAAGGCAAAAACGCTGGCGTACGCAGCGAGTCCATTATTCAACAATGTACAAAATCCGATACTCGGCTATACTGACGGAAACGTACAAGAAAGGTGGAAACTTGCTGCTAAAGCTTTGAAAACCGTAATTGACCTTGCTCCGAGTAAATTGTATTTATACCCAAACTTTGAAAAACTGTTTATCATACAGCCAAACCAAAATACTGAATATATAGTATATACCGGAAATCCAAAAAACTATATGCTGGAACTTTACAATTACCCTCCTTCACTGTTGGGTTCGGGAGGTACTTGTCCTTCCCATAATCTGGTATGCGCTTTCGAGAAGAAGGATGGTAGTGCCAACGATATGCAATCAGATACCCGATTCGAGAATATGGATCCTCGTTTTGATGTTACGATCGTTCGTGACGGAAGTATTTTGGGAGCAAGAGGAGCAATCGACATCAGCGACCCCAACAGTCAGGATGCTATCGGCAAAGTCAATCTTCGTTCTACCGTTACAGGTTATTATTTACGCAAATTCCTTGATACGAATATAAATCTGTCAGCTCAAACAATAACGAGTACCTACCACTACTTCCCTGTCATTCGCTTGGCAGACATCTATTTGCTATACGCCGAAGCCATGAACGAAGCATACGGACCGAATGATGCAGCCGATTTGGGGTGGACAGCTCTCGAAGCTTTGAATAAAGTAAGAACACGTGCAGGAATAACAGTCCCATACACTACAACTTCTCAAACGGAAATGACAAAGAAAATAAGAAATGAAAGACGGGTTGAACTGGCATTCGAAGATCAACGCTATTTTGACTTGAGAAGATGGAAAACAGCCGAAAAAGATTTGAACCAGCCACTAATGGGATTCAGAATAGAGCGGCAAGATAATGGAGTTGTGTCCACACATGAGTTTGTTGTCGACGGACAAAGGAAATTTAATACAAAGATGTATTATTCTCCTATCCCCTACTCAGAAATGCAGTTAAATACAAATTTAGTACAGAATCCCGGTTGGAGATAA